The sequence aaaagtttgtgaAATAACGATAAGCCTATAACGTTTGTACTTACAATGACACTtactaaatacttttattgtgaTAGAAAATTACGAAATATTATTCTTCACATGTGACACGCACTGAACtcacatttcatataaaaagctGCCCAACATCCAGTTCATCATTCAGTCTTCAGCTCCTCGTTGAACAAACATCAAACATGAATACCCTCGCTGTTGTGTTCCTCTGCGTCCAAGCTTGCTTGGTACAGGTGAGTAAAATGAGTTTTTACTATTATGGTTTCATAAAATACCTAATACTTTTAGGATTTAGATTAACATAAATTGGGTACCATTAAAtgcttattattaaattttacctTAAATGCTTGCAGAGCGTGTTCAGTCAGTGCACCAGCCGCGCCGCAGTGGCCGCTGACCCCTCTCCTTACGGTCTGGCCGGTCCCCTCGCATTAGACGGTTGCGCTGGCTGGGGAGGTATGGCTGCCGCCGCTCCTTTCGGCTACCGCGCTGGAATCGCTGACATCGCCTACCCTGGTCTTGCTGCTCCTTACGCCGGTCTGGCTGGCCCTTACGCTGGATTAGCTGGCCCTTACGCTGGTTTGGCTGCCCCATACGGTGCGGCTGCTCCTTACGGTGGTGCCGGTGAAGGTAACGTGGCTGTCGCCGGTGAGCTGCCAGTCGCTGGTAGCACCGCTGTCGCCGGTCAGGTGCCCATCATGGGCGCTGTGAAGTTCGGTGGTGATGTCGCTGCTGCTGGAGCCGTGTCCATCGCTGGACAGTGCGCTTGCGGATGCGGAGCTGGTTCCCCTTACATCTACTAAGTCTTCAACAATTATCTTATTGATATGAAAAGACAACAATAAACCGTTTATGTACAGCAATTACTtagtagtttatatttaaaatcctACTTGTTTTTTCGATTAACgagagtttttatttttttttaccgatATTTGCTGCCAATATTCAGTGCCAAAGCTTACGCAGCAATCACAAAACTtcgttgaaaataaaaaagtctcaATTTTATCCTAAAAGTGACACTGTAATCGTCAAAGCTACATTGATTAATTTTAGCGCTAGTTAGAgcttataagaaaaaaatgataGTTTTCATATTTCAATCAAATGATTAATGATGAGACGTGCTGccattgaatatttatattacgaCGCCCTTGACAGACAGTCAAAGACAACGGTTATTTCTAGCACTAAGGCGGTTCTGTAttacaacatgtatgtatgtgaatgaggcaaaggaagtttgtaaggatcgtactaagtagCGTTCGCTGGTTTCTGTCTACCCCTTTGgaaagaaggcatgattttatgtgtgGATATATTGAGTATGCGAGGTACCAATCTTTttccttataataaaaaagtcatttaaacttaaacaatCTATTCCGGCACTTCTAGTTTTACCACATTGTCATACAATCAACGCGACTCTAGGGCACAGTAAAAACCTCCATTTTTAAAGTGACGAGAGCTGAATAAAGTTGAACCGTCAACATAATATTAGACAATCTTTACGACAATTACCGCGCATAGGAATaatagctgacccacgcaacttcgcttgcgtcacgtaagagagaatgggtcgtaattttccccgtttttgtaacatatcttgttactactccgctcccaaTGACCCTAGCTAACctgatgttatatagcccatagcctttcttgataaatgggctatctaacagtgaaagaatttttcaaatcggaccagtagttcctgagattagcgcgttcaaacaaacaaacaaactcttcagctttataatctatactaatattataaagctgaagagtttgtttgtttgattgtttgtttgtttgttctatagaatctcagaaactactgatccgatttgaaaaattctttcagtgttagatagcccatttatcgaggaaggttataggctatatatcatcacactacgaccagtaggagcagagtaccagtaaaaaatgttacaaaaacggggaaaaatttgacccattctctcttatgtgactcaagcgaagttgcgcgggtcagctagtgaataatATCACTTTTGTTGTTTTCTGTACAGAtgaccagcgggcttatcacgtatctcagttgacagctagtgtacgtcaaattgataggcactatttagtacattgctgctttgacgtaacgtgttaatcactatattataagagagaaaacaatgtacagcatagtggttttcaagTAGTTGTCagctgaaatacgtgatagcccccctgaatTTGTAACTGTTGCAGTGAAGTGGTAGTAAAATTCCGTATTActcaagaatatttaaaatttataaaacatattctaaCTAAACGAAACTTTCTTAAcatttggttaaaaaatataaacaaattaaaaataacaaagtaaggGAGAGTGCACTATGAATCGAGGTACTCCTCCGCATCGCTGTGTATTTTGTAGAAGGGTGACTTGTGTTATGACTCATCAGCTCTAGTGAACTGActagtcagctcgtgaccacggtcgttgtaatgcgaatataaggtattctaacctttattttcagtcgcgattaagacccgtttcattataatattatgtgtacaagtcgcgacagtttaaaatagttaataatcCTTACAGCCTGACAATACAAGTTTCtcaatactactactactatacgtatggttagtggtcaacctagtgtcaaagttgttcaagccgcccgaaaggcctttgacgtggcttaacgactgttatcttaattgacaacaaccgggaccgactttttacgtgccctccgaagcacggagacgcccagttcaaataccactatgcggtcacccatctgtggaatgaacgcgccaaggtttgcttaacccacagaacgtttaccgaccggtgagcgcaactggctacgagCGCCTCCTCGTCTCAATCAAAATGCACAATGACATTATTTAGATTGCAAACCCTCAGTTTTGCAGTCtaattaatgtttgtattgtttgtatctTCAGCATGAAAGAAGTACTCTACAgctatcacatatctcagttgacaacaattgAAACGCTactacgctgtacattgttttcccCCTTAGATTTAAGTGACGAtcacgttatgtcaaagcagcaatgtactgcaaagtgaccatcaatttaacgtacactagatgtcaactgagatacgtgatacgtgTACTGACTACTGAACtgtattgaatataaaattctGATAAATAAACTAAACGATCAAGGTTCAATATCTTTGACCTGTAAACATAGTTGGTTAGCCAAAGGaataactgaattaaaaaaacgATTTTGTTTTGCAaggttcttatttatttaaatcggtTTCATTGAAATTTCTATTCGGTTGCGTGAAGTTccattttgcagtacattttaaattatcaaacattcgatacttgacagtatcGCCTAAAAAGATTTGCGAAAGATTGCCCTGCTGCTCGTACATCgggtttaataatattttgagtttCTCTCTCATGTCAAAGCTGAACATGGTGGGAATGAATGTAGTTTGCTCCGACACAAATAgctaaaaagataataatatacatatgtagctTTAGGACTTAGATCAAGTAATACATTAAAGTAAAAACAGATTTCAATATGCacgtttatatttattgttgccCTCAAATTATAATCGAGATCGTTCGCGGAAGCAGCTGTTTAAATAGCGCATCCGCATCCTCTGCCAGCCCATC is a genomic window of Anticarsia gemmatalis isolate Benzon Research Colony breed Stoneville strain chromosome 27, ilAntGemm2 primary, whole genome shotgun sequence containing:
- the LOC142984456 gene encoding chorion class A protein Ld19-like, coding for MNTLAVVFLCVQACLVQSVFSQCTSRAAVAADPSPYGLAGPLALDGCAGWGGMAAAAPFGYRAGIADIAYPGLAAPYAGLAGPYAGLAGPYAGLAAPYGAAAPYGGAGEGNVAVAGELPVAGSTAVAGQVPIMGAVKFGGDVAAAGAVSIAGQCACGCGAGSPYIY